The proteins below come from a single Chryseobacterium capnotolerans genomic window:
- the recO gene encoding DNA repair protein RecO: MNTQNGFLLSFIKYGENDAVLHCFTEEDGFQSYFLKGIYSRKNKKKAFLQPLNKLNFSLSPVRGSGIATISKFELVKGNDAYADIKAGTVIFFIADFLNQILKLENKNLTIFSSIERFITELEQQNYQCHLLFLLVILKVQGVAPLIGEGNFLDPETGTFSTNSAHQLFSEEISMIWKKILTTENLYSVKIHSSLRKDFLDSILVYYHYHITDFKNPASLEVIQQIFE, encoded by the coding sequence ATGAATACACAAAACGGTTTTTTACTTTCATTCATCAAATATGGGGAAAATGATGCTGTATTGCATTGTTTTACTGAGGAGGATGGTTTTCAGTCTTATTTTCTGAAAGGAATTTATTCCCGAAAAAATAAAAAGAAAGCCTTCCTGCAGCCCTTGAATAAACTGAATTTCTCCCTCAGCCCTGTAAGAGGCAGCGGCATAGCTACCATCTCAAAATTTGAATTGGTAAAAGGAAATGATGCTTATGCTGATATCAAAGCTGGTACTGTCATATTCTTTATTGCAGACTTCCTGAATCAGATCCTAAAACTTGAAAACAAAAACCTTACTATTTTCTCCAGTATAGAAAGATTTATTACTGAACTGGAACAGCAAAACTATCAGTGTCATTTACTGTTTTTACTTGTTATACTAAAAGTACAGGGTGTAGCCCCTTTAATAGGTGAAGGAAATTTTTTAGATCCGGAAACCGGAACTTTTTCCACAAATTCTGCACACCAGTTATTCAGTGAAGAAATTTCCATGATTTGGAAAAAGATCCTGACTACCGAAAATCTTTATAGTGTAAAGATACATTCATCTCTGAGAAAAGATTTTCTTGACAGCATTTTGGTATACTATCACTATCATATTACCGATTTTAAAAACCCGGCATCATTAGAAGTAATACAGCAGATATTCGAATAA
- a CDS encoding MGH1-like glycoside hydrolase domain-containing protein: MSEKQRVSDVSWKKWGPYVSNREWGLVREDYSENGDAWNYTSHDTAEAKTYRWGEEGICGICDDLQKLVFSVGFWNKKDQMVKERFFGLTNGQGNHGEDVKEYFYYLDSTPTHSYMKMLYKYPQNAFPYDDLIKTNAKRSKDEPEYELIDTGILEHNEYFDIFIEYAKENQHDILVRLTIINKAEKEADLVILPTAWFRNTWNWGYDDYKPQLSAEEATHIRVNHQDIEVKNIYAKQSLKTLFCNNETNNQRLYQSSNESRYCKDGINDFVLTGNSQAINPKNTGTKASFFIDDHFKAKESKIYEFRLTDKELKEPFDDFESIFEERHKEADEFYGEIQKGIQSDDEKLVQRQAFAGMLWNKMFYHYNVEKWLKGDPAEMPPPKSREKIRNYDWKHLNNEHIVSMPDKWEYPWYATWDLAFHTISFSLIDPDFAKHQLKLFLFEWYMHPNGQLPAYEWNLSDVNPPVHAWAVFRVFKIDEYLKEKPDLEFLESAFQKLLMNFTWWVNKKDINGNNIFEGGFLGLDNIGVFDRNSTLPNGEQLEQSDGTSWMAMFALNMMRIALELAQYNNVYEEMAMKFFEHFLAIANSLDNMGDENFSLWDEEDEFFYDAIASSDGTHMYLRLRTIVGLIPMFAVEVIDDEMIENLPNFKKRMKWVLDNKPELAALVSRWEVKGQDSKHLLSLLRGHRLKRLLARMLNPEEFLSDYGVRALSKEYEKNPYTLNLNETDYCVKYTPAESDSGLFGGNSNWRGPIWFPINFLIIDSLQRFFFYYSPDFLVEYPTGSGNYSSLDQIADSLNKRLAKIFLKDNDGKRPVHGQYEKFQTDPDFKDYILFYEYFHGDNGRGVGASHQTGWTGLIAKILQPRFIKKEIAESETEMPEDAEEKRN; this comes from the coding sequence ATGTCAGAAAAACAAAGAGTTTCAGATGTTTCATGGAAAAAATGGGGGCCTTATGTAAGCAATCGTGAATGGGGGCTTGTTCGTGAAGATTATAGTGAAAATGGTGATGCCTGGAATTATACCAGCCATGATACAGCAGAAGCCAAAACCTACCGATGGGGTGAGGAAGGTATCTGTGGCATCTGTGATGATCTTCAGAAACTTGTATTCTCTGTTGGATTCTGGAATAAGAAAGATCAAATGGTAAAGGAACGATTCTTTGGCCTTACCAATGGGCAGGGGAATCATGGAGAGGATGTCAAGGAATATTTTTATTACCTGGACTCCACGCCTACTCATTCCTATATGAAGATGTTGTATAAATATCCTCAAAATGCCTTTCCTTATGATGATTTAATTAAAACCAATGCAAAGAGAAGTAAAGACGAACCTGAATATGAATTAATTGATACCGGAATCCTTGAGCATAATGAATATTTCGATATTTTTATTGAGTATGCTAAGGAAAACCAGCATGATATTCTTGTCAGATTAACAATCATTAATAAAGCAGAGAAGGAGGCAGATCTTGTCATTTTACCTACAGCCTGGTTCAGAAACACCTGGAATTGGGGATATGATGACTATAAGCCTCAATTGTCTGCTGAAGAAGCCACTCACATCAGGGTAAATCATCAGGATATTGAAGTGAAGAATATATATGCAAAGCAATCTTTAAAAACACTGTTTTGTAATAATGAGACCAATAACCAAAGGCTTTATCAGTCTTCCAACGAGTCAAGATATTGTAAGGATGGAATTAATGACTTTGTACTGACGGGAAATTCTCAGGCAATTAACCCTAAAAATACAGGAACAAAAGCTTCATTTTTTATTGATGACCATTTTAAGGCTAAAGAGTCTAAAATATATGAATTCAGGCTTACAGATAAGGAATTAAAAGAACCCTTCGATGACTTTGAATCTATTTTTGAAGAACGGCATAAAGAAGCGGATGAGTTTTATGGAGAAATTCAGAAAGGAATTCAGTCGGATGATGAAAAATTAGTACAAAGACAAGCATTTGCAGGGATGCTTTGGAATAAAATGTTTTACCATTACAATGTTGAGAAATGGCTGAAAGGTGATCCGGCAGAAATGCCCCCTCCTAAATCCCGTGAAAAAATAAGGAATTATGACTGGAAGCATCTCAATAATGAGCATATTGTTTCCATGCCCGATAAATGGGAGTATCCGTGGTATGCCACCTGGGATCTGGCTTTTCATACCATCAGTTTTTCACTGATTGACCCGGATTTTGCCAAGCATCAGCTGAAGCTTTTTCTTTTTGAATGGTATATGCACCCTAACGGACAGCTTCCGGCTTATGAATGGAATCTTAGTGATGTGAACCCTCCGGTACATGCCTGGGCAGTTTTCAGAGTATTTAAAATTGATGAATATTTAAAGGAAAAACCTGATCTGGAGTTTTTGGAAAGCGCATTTCAGAAACTGTTGATGAATTTTACCTGGTGGGTAAATAAAAAGGATATCAATGGGAACAATATCTTTGAAGGCGGCTTCCTGGGACTTGATAATATTGGTGTTTTTGATCGGAATTCTACTTTACCCAATGGAGAGCAGCTGGAGCAATCAGATGGGACAAGCTGGATGGCTATGTTTGCATTAAATATGATGCGGATTGCGTTGGAACTTGCTCAGTATAATAACGTATATGAAGAAATGGCAATGAAGTTTTTTGAACATTTTCTTGCCATCGCCAATTCACTGGATAATATGGGAGATGAAAATTTCAGCCTTTGGGATGAGGAAGATGAATTTTTCTATGATGCCATTGCTTCCAGTGATGGAACTCATATGTATTTACGGTTAAGAACTATTGTAGGATTAATCCCCATGTTCGCTGTAGAAGTAATAGATGATGAAATGATTGAAAACCTGCCGAATTTTAAAAAAAGAATGAAATGGGTACTGGATAACAAACCGGAACTGGCAGCGCTGGTTTCAAGATGGGAAGTGAAAGGGCAGGATTCCAAACACCTTTTATCCCTGCTGCGGGGCCATCGGTTAAAAAGACTGCTGGCAAGAATGCTAAATCCTGAAGAATTTTTAAGTGACTATGGAGTAAGAGCTCTTTCCAAGGAATATGAGAAAAATCCTTATACATTGAATCTCAATGAAACTGATTATTGTGTGAAATATACTCCAGCAGAAAGCGACAGTGGATTGTTTGGTGGGAATAGCAATTGGCGAGGGCCGATTTGGTTTCCTATCAACTTTTTGATTATTGATAGTCTCCAGCGGTTTTTCTTCTACTACAGTCCTGATTTTTTAGTTGAATATCCTACTGGAAGTGGAAATTATTCAAGCTTAGATCAGATAGCAGATTCTTTGAATAAACGATTAGCAAAGATATTTTTAAAGGACAATGACGGGAAACGACCTGTACATGGACAATATGAGAAATTTCAAACTGATCCCGATTTTAAGGATTATATTTTGTTCTACGAATATTTTCATGGTGACAATGGCCGTGGGGTAGGGGCTTCTCATCAAACAGGGTGGACAGGCCTTATTGCAAAAATTCTCCAACCAAGGTTTATTAAGAAAGAGATTGCCGAATCTGAAACGGAAATGCCTGAAGATGCTGAAGAGAAAAGAAACTAA
- a CDS encoding glucose 1-dehydrogenase yields MEISLHNQVAVVTGASSGIGSGIAKSLASAGAIVIVNHSSPRSQDEAKSVLKEITDAGGQGITYQCDVSQEGQVIQMFQDVVSKFGTVDILVNNAGIQKDAKFTEMTLDQWNAVIGVNLTGQFLCAREAVKEFLRRGIDPSRSIACGKIIHISSVHEIIPWAGHANYASSKGGVRMLMQTLAQEYGADKIRVNSICPGAIQTPINQNAWSTQEALNSLLTLIPYNRIGQPQDIGNLAAFLASDLADYITGTSIFVDGGMTTFESFSTGG; encoded by the coding sequence ATGGAAATATCACTTCACAACCAGGTTGCAGTGGTTACAGGTGCCTCTAGTGGAATAGGCTCCGGTATTGCAAAATCATTAGCTTCAGCAGGGGCAATTGTTATTGTCAATCATTCTTCACCAAGATCTCAGGATGAAGCAAAATCAGTATTGAAAGAGATTACAGATGCTGGCGGGCAGGGAATAACCTATCAATGTGATGTTTCACAGGAGGGTCAGGTGATTCAGATGTTCCAGGATGTTGTCTCAAAATTTGGAACGGTAGATATTTTGGTAAACAATGCCGGAATCCAAAAGGATGCTAAGTTTACTGAAATGACTTTGGACCAATGGAATGCGGTAATAGGAGTGAATCTTACCGGTCAATTTCTTTGCGCAAGAGAAGCTGTCAAAGAATTTCTTCGCCGGGGAATAGATCCGTCCCGTTCCATAGCCTGTGGGAAGATTATCCATATCAGTTCTGTTCATGAGATTATTCCATGGGCGGGACATGCTAATTATGCATCCAGTAAAGGGGGTGTCAGAATGTTGATGCAGACATTAGCCCAGGAATATGGTGCAGATAAGATCCGCGTTAATTCTATTTGCCCGGGAGCTATTCAAACCCCTATCAATCAAAATGCGTGGAGTACGCAGGAAGCACTTAATTCACTTCTTACTCTTATTCCGTATAACAGAATTGGGCAGCCGCAGGACATAGGAAATCTGGCAGCATTTCTTGCCAGTGATCTTGCAGACTATATTACAGGAACCAGCATTTTTGTTGATGGTGGAATGACAACGTTTGAGAGTTTCTCTACGGGCGGGTGA
- a CDS encoding GNAT family N-acetyltransferase, with amino-acid sequence MVSLEFFKSDEHLSDVSYSLDDNQLRFTASPNQALENIEKRDDHDAYPITILENFVPVGFFVLDFGKDKFELTDNENSVLVRSLSVNPDVQGKGIGKAAMIQVDDFVRKNFKDCDEIVLGVNQKNDSAYHIYLKAGYIYEGKTRIGRSGPQYLMYKKL; translated from the coding sequence ATGGTAAGTTTAGAATTTTTTAAATCAGATGAGCATCTTTCGGATGTTAGCTATAGTTTAGACGACAATCAGCTGCGTTTTACAGCCTCTCCTAATCAGGCTTTAGAAAATATTGAGAAAAGAGATGATCATGACGCATATCCCATTACAATTCTGGAAAATTTTGTTCCGGTAGGATTTTTTGTTCTTGACTTTGGAAAAGATAAATTTGAATTGACGGATAATGAAAATTCTGTGTTGGTAAGATCTTTATCGGTAAATCCTGATGTGCAGGGTAAAGGAATCGGGAAAGCAGCAATGATTCAGGTAGATGATTTTGTAAGAAAAAATTTTAAGGATTGCGATGAAATTGTTTTGGGTGTTAACCAGAAAAATGATTCGGCGTATCACATTTATCTGAAAGCAGGATATATTTATGAAGGTAAAACCAGAATTGGAAGGAGTGGTCCGCAATACCTGATGTATAAAAAACTTTAA
- a CDS encoding DUF1684 domain-containing protein — MKRRKILSFTYNFTVHEKIYIDLFLLPLLAFSQKMVSREVMEIKKFQKDLDKEYLDPKETPLRGDNFKNFKGHPFFPFDLKYRVTAKFVRTKDAQPFELPTSSGKTKSYKEYGKATFELDGKSYTLTLYQSLDLIKQDQYKDYLFLPFRDATNEKETYGGGKYMDLKVPKGKTIVLDFNKSYHPFCAYNAYDYNCPIVPEENKLPVEIRAGVMYEDIYHH; from the coding sequence TTGAAACGAAGGAAAATTCTTAGTTTTACTTATAATTTTACAGTTCATGAAAAAATATATATTGATCTTTTTCTTTTACCCTTATTAGCCTTTTCGCAAAAAATGGTTTCCCGGGAGGTTATGGAAATCAAAAAATTTCAAAAAGATCTTGATAAAGAATACCTGGATCCAAAAGAAACACCTTTACGAGGAGATAATTTCAAAAATTTTAAAGGACATCCATTTTTCCCTTTTGACCTGAAGTATCGCGTAACAGCAAAATTTGTAAGAACTAAAGATGCACAGCCTTTTGAGCTGCCAACATCTTCGGGTAAAACAAAATCTTATAAAGAATATGGAAAGGCAACATTTGAACTGGATGGAAAGTCTTATACCTTAACACTATATCAAAGTCTGGATCTTATTAAACAAGATCAATATAAAGACTACCTTTTTCTGCCTTTCCGTGATGCGACCAACGAGAAAGAAACCTATGGAGGTGGAAAATATATGGATTTGAAAGTCCCAAAAGGAAAGACCATTGTTCTGGATTTTAACAAATCTTATCACCCGTTCTGTGCTTATAATGCCTACGATTATAATTGTCCTATTGTCCCTGAAGAAAATAAACTTCCCGTGGAAATACGGGCAGGGGTAATGTATGAAGATATTTATCATCATTAA
- a CDS encoding GMC family oxidoreductase N-terminal domain-containing protein: MGLNWEKAGIPFSNLLKPGKSSAWLKKKTIAPFMNIFSLTPFTGTLDRMDFDNINIWMGRGVGGGSLVNGGMAVTPKESYFREVFPNLDAEKFYNHYFPLVREELKVNVIDEQFLKECPYYKFTRVGEEEAHKAGFKTMRVPNVYDFKYMEKEYLNEVPRSALNTEVIYGNNHGKNSLDKTYLKKALETGNLEILDLHCVDHIKLNDDKSYTLNVQQIDTSGSVVADKVFNCKKLILSAGTMGTLQLLFHSNALNHFPVHENIGKNWGNNGNFMTGRNWVKPLSGGTGSKQSTIPVGGIDNWEDKEHPFFTEIAPLPMGMDVATALYLLINRVDKKGEVGYDKTTQKIRLNWDESHTSKMRENAKFFIRKMNKANGGTRSHFLFNNGFGADICYHPLGGCVLGEATNEFGKLKDHEHLYVLDGSLIPGTIGVNPFVTITAIAEYCIENLIRQDEFA, from the coding sequence ATGGGCCTTAACTGGGAAAAAGCCGGGATTCCATTTTCCAATCTCTTAAAGCCGGGAAAAAGTTCAGCCTGGTTAAAAAAGAAAACAATAGCTCCTTTTATGAATATCTTTTCCTTAACACCTTTCACTGGAACATTAGACCGAATGGATTTTGACAATATTAATATTTGGATGGGAAGAGGAGTTGGAGGAGGATCATTAGTGAACGGAGGAATGGCCGTAACTCCCAAAGAAAGTTACTTCAGAGAGGTTTTCCCCAATCTTGATGCTGAAAAGTTTTACAATCATTACTTCCCTCTGGTACGTGAAGAACTCAAAGTAAATGTTATTGATGAACAGTTTCTAAAAGAATGTCCTTATTATAAATTCACAAGAGTAGGTGAAGAAGAGGCTCACAAGGCAGGATTCAAGACCATGCGGGTTCCTAATGTGTATGATTTTAAATACATGGAAAAGGAATATTTAAATGAAGTTCCCCGTTCCGCTCTCAATACTGAGGTCATCTATGGAAATAATCATGGAAAAAACAGTTTAGATAAAACTTACCTGAAAAAGGCATTGGAAACCGGGAATCTCGAAATACTGGATCTTCATTGTGTAGATCATATTAAGCTTAATGATGATAAAAGCTATACATTAAATGTTCAGCAAATTGATACCTCCGGAAGTGTAGTTGCAGACAAGGTTTTTAATTGTAAAAAACTGATTCTTTCTGCTGGAACAATGGGAACATTACAACTGCTGTTTCATTCCAATGCTCTCAATCACTTTCCTGTTCATGAAAACATTGGCAAAAATTGGGGAAACAACGGTAATTTCATGACCGGAAGAAACTGGGTAAAACCGTTATCAGGCGGAACAGGTTCAAAACAATCTACCATTCCGGTAGGCGGAATTGATAATTGGGAGGATAAAGAACATCCTTTTTTCACAGAAATTGCTCCTTTACCGATGGGAATGGATGTTGCCACAGCGTTATATCTGCTGATTAACAGAGTCGATAAAAAAGGAGAAGTAGGTTATGATAAAACCACCCAAAAGATTAGATTGAACTGGGATGAAAGTCATACCTCTAAAATGAGGGAAAATGCCAAATTTTTTATCCGAAAAATGAATAAAGCAAATGGAGGAACCAGAAGCCACTTTCTGTTCAACAATGGTTTTGGAGCTGATATTTGTTATCATCCTCTTGGCGGATGTGTATTAGGTGAAGCAACCAATGAGTTTGGAAAGCTAAAGGATCATGAACATCTCTATGTATTGGATGGATCCTTAATTCCCGGAACCATTGGAGTCAATCCGTTTGTGACCATTACAGCTATTGCAGAATATTGTATTGAAAATCTGATCCGTCAGGATGAATTTGCCTAA
- a CDS encoding AadS family aminoglycoside 6-adenylyltransferase, with protein sequence MKVREEKLEQIIHWAENNPDIRAVLLTSSLVNPYAPVDHFSDLDVELVFENRPIYEDSHEWLRLFGEPISMVEEDDTVFDGKHAMKMVLYRDHIKVDFKLYQVKEFSEEICAEVLPDDWDLGYKVLVDKDGLTKDLKPPTYQTIMIHQPTEKKFNQLLNDFWWDTTYVAKCLKRGDIFYAKFMSEDILRTDYLVPLIEWYIAGSHEWNNITTNKHGRLFKKYLSEEQWSRVEATFSGSNIEENWTALFVFADLVHELGTVLAEKLDFEYPFQHEKDIRNYLVEVKALP encoded by the coding sequence ATGAAGGTAAGGGAGGAGAAACTGGAACAAATCATTCACTGGGCAGAAAACAATCCGGATATCAGAGCTGTTCTTTTAACCAGTTCATTGGTAAATCCATATGCTCCGGTAGATCATTTTAGTGACCTTGATGTAGAGTTGGTTTTTGAAAACAGGCCTATTTACGAAGACAGTCATGAATGGCTTAGGCTTTTCGGAGAACCGATTTCCATGGTGGAAGAAGATGATACTGTTTTTGATGGAAAACATGCGATGAAGATGGTGTTGTACAGAGATCATATAAAGGTTGACTTTAAGCTTTATCAGGTAAAGGAATTCTCTGAAGAAATCTGTGCAGAAGTACTTCCGGATGATTGGGATCTGGGATATAAGGTTTTAGTGGATAAAGATGGGCTGACAAAGGATTTGAAACCCCCAACTTATCAAACGATTATGATTCATCAACCTACGGAGAAGAAATTTAATCAGTTATTAAATGACTTCTGGTGGGATACGACTTATGTAGCAAAATGCCTTAAGCGAGGTGATATTTTCTATGCTAAATTCATGTCGGAAGATATATTGAGAACAGATTATCTGGTTCCTTTAATCGAATGGTATATTGCTGGCTCTCATGAATGGAATAACATAACCACAAACAAACATGGAAGGCTCTTCAAAAAATATCTCTCAGAAGAACAATGGAGCAGAGTGGAAGCTACCTTTTCAGGAAGTAATATTGAAGAAAACTGGACTGCTTTATTTGTTTTCGCTGATCTTGTTCACGAATTGGGAACTGTTTTGGCTGAAAAGCTAGATTTTGAATACCCTTTTCAACATGAAAAAGACATCCGAAATTATCTTGTAGAAGTAAAGGCGCTACCTTAG